In the genome of Thermus neutrinimicus, one region contains:
- a CDS encoding protoglobin domain-containing protein, which produces MDPGALLNLLKRRTGFTEGHAAMLRELGDLMVPLAPEVALAFYDYLGRDEELGGILHAVPGRVERLYGTFARWYAELFSGAYDRAYAEGRRRIGLVHARLGIGPRAMIPAMGIVQELSLEHLRTALRGPEVYGAVEAFEKIIAIEIALIEESYLEALALGLSLGHRDLKEALAQGAAALLQAGHS; this is translated from the coding sequence GTGGACCCCGGGGCCCTTCTGAACCTCCTCAAGCGCCGCACCGGTTTCACCGAGGGGCATGCGGCCATGCTCCGGGAGCTGGGGGACCTCATGGTTCCCTTGGCTCCCGAGGTGGCCTTGGCCTTCTACGACTACCTGGGGCGGGACGAGGAGCTTGGGGGGATTCTTCATGCGGTACCCGGAAGGGTGGAACGGCTTTACGGCACCTTTGCCCGCTGGTATGCCGAGCTTTTCTCTGGCGCCTACGACCGGGCCTATGCGGAAGGGCGTAGGCGGATCGGACTGGTGCACGCCAGGCTTGGCATCGGCCCCCGGGCCATGATCCCTGCCATGGGCATCGTGCAGGAGCTCTCCCTCGAGCACCTGCGCACCGCCCTCCGTGGGCCGGAGGTCTACGGCGCGGTGGAGGCCTTTGAGAAGATCATTGCCATAGAGATCGCCCTTATTGAGGAAAGCTACCTCGAGGCCCTTGCCTTGGGTCTCTCCCTAGGCCACCGGGACCTGAAGGAAGCCTTGGCCCAAGGGGCGGCCGCCCTTTTGCAGGCAGGCCATTCCTAG
- the dnaB gene encoding replicative DNA helicase, whose protein sequence is MEGRIPPHNLEAEQSVLGAILLDSDVLDELEGLLPSPEAFYAEGHRKIYAAMQALRSQGKPVDLVTLAEELSRRGELEALGGVSYLVQLSEATPTAAYAEHYARIVAEKWTLRKLIQAAGEAMRLAYEEAGSLDEILDTAGKKILEVALTQTETEARPIRELVHETFEHIESLFQNKGEVSGVRTGFKELDQLIGTLAPGSLNIIAARPAMGKTAFALTIAQNAALKEGIGVGIYSLEMPASQLTLRLMCSEARIDMNRVRLGQLTDRDFSRLVDVAGRLSEAPIYIDDTPDLTLMELRARARRLRSQHEVGLLIIDYLQLMSGPGAGRQGENRQQEIAAISRGLKALARELNVPVIALSQLSRAVEARPNKRPMLSDLRESGSIEQDADLVMFIYRDEYYNPHSEKAGIAEIIVGKQRNGPTGTVELQFHAAHVRFNDLAREP, encoded by the coding sequence ATGGAAGGCCGTATTCCCCCCCACAACCTCGAGGCGGAACAGAGCGTCCTGGGGGCCATTCTCCTGGATTCAGACGTGCTGGACGAGCTGGAAGGCCTCCTCCCCTCTCCCGAAGCCTTTTACGCGGAGGGCCACCGCAAGATCTACGCCGCCATGCAGGCCCTGAGGTCCCAGGGCAAGCCCGTGGACCTGGTGACCCTGGCGGAGGAGCTTTCCCGCCGAGGGGAACTGGAAGCCCTGGGAGGGGTAAGCTACCTGGTCCAGCTTTCCGAGGCCACCCCCACCGCCGCCTACGCGGAGCACTACGCCCGCATCGTGGCGGAGAAGTGGACCCTAAGAAAGCTCATCCAGGCGGCAGGCGAGGCCATGCGCCTGGCCTACGAGGAAGCGGGCAGCCTGGACGAGATCCTGGACACCGCGGGCAAGAAGATCCTCGAGGTGGCCCTCACCCAGACGGAAACCGAGGCCCGCCCCATACGGGAGCTGGTCCACGAAACCTTTGAGCACATCGAATCCCTTTTCCAGAACAAGGGTGAGGTTTCCGGGGTCCGTACCGGCTTCAAAGAGCTGGACCAGCTCATCGGCACCCTGGCCCCGGGCTCCTTGAACATCATCGCCGCCCGCCCCGCCATGGGAAAGACCGCCTTCGCCCTCACCATCGCCCAGAACGCCGCCTTGAAGGAGGGCATAGGGGTGGGCATCTACTCCCTGGAGATGCCCGCTTCCCAGCTCACCCTGCGCCTTATGTGCTCGGAAGCCCGCATCGACATGAACCGGGTACGCCTGGGCCAGCTCACGGACCGGGACTTCTCCCGCCTGGTGGACGTGGCGGGAAGGCTTTCCGAGGCTCCCATCTACATCGACGACACCCCAGACCTCACCCTGATGGAGCTTAGGGCCCGGGCCAGAAGGCTCAGGAGCCAGCACGAGGTGGGCCTTCTCATCATCGATTACCTCCAGCTCATGTCCGGCCCCGGGGCCGGCAGGCAGGGGGAAAACCGGCAACAGGAGATCGCGGCCATCTCCCGAGGGCTCAAGGCCCTCGCCCGGGAGCTCAACGTGCCCGTGATCGCTCTAAGCCAGCTTTCCCGGGCAGTGGAAGCCAGGCCCAACAAGCGGCCCATGCTGTCGGATCTAAGGGAATCAGGCAGCATCGAGCAGGACGCTGACCTGGTGATGTTCATCTACCGGGACGAGTACTATAACCCCCACTCCGAAAAGGCGGGGATCGCGGAGATCATCGTGGGCAAACAGCGCAACGGCCCCACCGGCACCGTGGAGCTCCAGTTCCACGCCGCCCACGTGCGCTTCAACGACCTGGCCCGGGAACCCTAG